Proteins encoded within one genomic window of Alteribacter populi:
- the dpaA gene encoding dipicolinic acid synthetase subunit A, with product MLTDMHVAIIGGDARQLEIIRKLSELDAKLSLVGFDQLDDGVAGAKKQTLQTLDPTSIDAIVLPVSGMNSKDEVESIFSGETIKIDSEWISRTKKTTTIYSGISTDSLRNLLQKYKRPFVELFNRDDVAIYNSIPTAEGTVMMVIQNTDTTIHSSRVIVLGFGRVGMTVSHTFRQLGAKVKVAARETELLARAFESGVEPISLNELENHAENSDVIINTIPDEILIAKVIAKMPSHALIVDLASKPGGTDFRYAEKRGIKALLAPGLPGIVAPKTAGRIIANVLSSLLIGQRKN from the coding sequence GTGTTAACTGATATGCACGTAGCGATTATTGGCGGTGATGCCAGACAACTAGAGATTATTCGCAAGCTATCAGAGTTAGATGCAAAGCTGTCCCTGGTTGGCTTCGATCAATTAGATGACGGGGTTGCAGGAGCTAAGAAGCAAACGTTACAAACATTAGACCCGACAAGTATTGATGCCATAGTTTTACCTGTAAGTGGAATGAATTCCAAAGATGAAGTGGAGTCAATTTTCTCTGGTGAAACGATTAAGATCGATTCGGAATGGATCAGTCGTACGAAGAAAACAACAACGATTTACTCTGGAATATCAACGGATTCTCTTCGAAATTTATTACAAAAGTACAAACGCCCATTTGTTGAGCTGTTTAATCGGGATGATGTAGCGATTTATAACTCAATTCCTACTGCAGAAGGAACAGTGATGATGGTGATTCAGAATACCGACACCACTATTCATTCCTCCAGAGTTATTGTATTAGGGTTTGGAAGGGTTGGAATGACGGTATCCCATACATTTAGACAACTAGGTGCTAAAGTAAAAGTAGCCGCGAGAGAGACAGAGTTATTAGCAAGAGCGTTTGAAAGCGGAGTAGAACCGATTTCATTAAATGAACTGGAAAACCACGCTGAAAATAGTGATGTGATTATTAATACCATTCCAGATGAAATTTTAATAGCTAAGGTAATAGCTAAAATGCCTTCTCATGCATTAATTGTTGATTTAGCTTCAAAGCCTGGGGGCACGGACTTTCGTTATGCTGAAAAAAGGGGGATTAAGGCACTACTAGCTCCTGGATTACCAGGAATTGTTGCTCCTAAAACAGCGGGTCGGATTATTGCAAATGTACTATCGTCTTTGTTGATTGGTCAGCGGAAAAACTGA